The Montipora capricornis isolate CH-2021 chromosome 1, ASM3666992v2, whole genome shotgun sequence genome contains a region encoding:
- the LOC138014500 gene encoding NACHT, LRR and PYD domains-containing protein 12-like has product MDFLREAFTPKTFNKISFVVVLLWIFLGLAATGIFSEMEINEPRFDFDCDVKTGSDKGIIRRKCFDQYQEKINKLGIPPYAFIIVNFSSISIVSLVYSQYVKSTVNRLEGGNDDPERERRNPRRMRRLFAAYFFQPAAKFSQGIRCWLFLEPDLLYPGTLTVDFPRLIKKGNDSGHLFANQTQSTVHECISHRARNKNIWIHAVTVVNGIFAFFAFVEILWILSRAKKGRTFMDNGKFYADHLRSNSDQQQETPPGEIPEGVNIQNVPSPVNTGEAEQEMPLEHSELPRERLELTEAIEKMKDDCLNITKELTDLNQPFGRNPGEGLTPNHLNIDQIYVNVAMHEGRADHVFAKDRSEQLKEYPPDSKNCFYAKPEDVIDKKHKNVLVVGRPGIGKTLLSTKILRMWASGEAFNGDQDDKKHIVVVFLLKFRRFTSNLLLSLRELLAKAETVGQLYDSMWNFVTKNPSRVLFIFDGVDEFSAKEDIAGKDHTCYKNGLEEKMPVSALFNKLARGQLLRGLNIITTTRPTAVPCIAEVNFDRTVEILGFTSEKIEDYVEKFTHGIRNAKEKIWGHIKSNMNLFSSCYIPVNCFLICSCLLEIISLTGTADTLPTRMTGIYRMVVKIVFFKHNRQRCCQANSSLKEYMELPFNKLPKSHKEIFKRLGEIAFEGIKLGRLLFESSEVSGLEDCGLLHRLPDAKSRFDFPPKAQYCFTHLTIQEFFAAKHLVESLNKRELENFVAERINDGAWQVVLQFVAGLLGSDPETKSSSSDIFIKLLPMSTEMKFEWKLMYDLPETKTLTCWPAEKDQQLALNLCKCLYEIDDEKQQAVLQNKIKKIGFNAVDFSECSLGPVDFAAVSHFLENASGVLSMSLHWNDLGSLGAKEVQKFLVNTGCKLNSLNLTGNKLTDEGAEHLSAALKHSNCKLNWLNLGLNKLTDEGAEHLSAALKHSNCKLNSLNLMYNKLTDKAAFRKSVKHINCKVLV; this is encoded by the coding sequence ATGGATTTTTTAAGAGAGGCGTTTACTCCCAAAACTTTCAACAAGATTAGTTTTGTTGTAGTTTTACTTTGGATTTTTCTTGGTTTGGCAGCGACTGGGATATTTTCAGAGATGGAAATCAATGAACCCAGGTTCGACTTCGATTGCGATGTGAAAACCGGCAGCGACAAGGGTATCATCCGAAGAAAGTGCTTCGACCAGTACCAAGAGAAAATCAACAAACTCGGCATTCCTCCCTACGCCTTCATCATTGTTAATTTCTCCTCGATTTCCATTGTGTCCCTCGTATACTCGCAGTACGTCAAGTCAACAGTTAATAGACTCGAGGGCGGTAACGACGATCCCGAACGAGAGCGGAGGAATCCAAGACGAATGCGTCGGCTTTTTGCCGCGTATTTTTTTCAACCTGCCGCAAAATTTAGTCAGGGGATAAGGTGCTGGCTGTTCCTAGAGCCCGACTTACTTTATCCCGGAACTTTGACCGTGGATTTTCCTCGTCTTATTAAAAAAGGTAATGATTCGGGGCATCTATTTGCGAACCAGACACAATCAACAGTTCACGAATGTATCAGTCACAGAGCAAGGAATAAGAATATCTGGATCCATGCTGTGACAGTGGTTAACggcatttttgcattttttgctttCGTGGAGATTCTCTGGATCTTATCACGAGCTAAGAAAGGAAGAACCTTTATGGACAATGGAAAGTTTTATGCTGATCATTTGAGATCGAACTCGGATCAACAACAGGAAACACCTCCAGGAGAAATACCGGAAGGCGTCAATATCCAGAATGTTCCTTCGCCAGTTAATACGGGCGAAGCGGAACAAGAAATGCCTTTGGAACACTCAGAACTCCCACGAGAGCGACTTGAACTAACAGAAGCCATTGAAAAAATGAAGGATGATTGCTTAAATATCACAAAGGAACTGACTGATCTTAACCAACCCTTTGGACGTAACCCAGGCGAAGGCCTGACACCCAATCATCTTAACATTGATCAAATCTATGTCAATGTGGCAATGCATGAAGGCAGAGCTGATCATGTCTTTGCTAAAGACAGAAGCGAACAACTTAAAGAATACCCGCCCGATTCCAAGAACTGTTTCTATGCCAAGCCAGAGGATGTTATTGACAAAAAACACAAGAACGTCCTTGTTGTTGGACGTCCTGGCATAGGAAAGACATTGCTAAGCACTAAAATCCTTCGAATGTGGGCATCTGGTGAAGCCTTTAATGGAGATCAAGATGACAAAAAACACATTGTTGTTGTGTTCCTCCTGAAATTCAGGCGCTTTACAAGCAATCTATTGCTTAGTCTCCGTGAACTGTTGGCTAAAGCAGAAACAGTTGGGCAGTTGTATGATTCTATGTGGAATTTTGTTACTAAAAACCCAAGCcgagttctttttatttttgacGGAGTCGATGAATTTTCTGCGAAAGAGGATATCGCTGGAAAAGACCACACATGTTACAAGAATGGCTTGGAGGAGAAGATGCCCGTTTCCGCTTTGTTTAACAAACTAGCCAGAGGACAACTTCTTCGTGGTCTAAACATAATCACAACAACAAGACCAACGGCAGTGCCCTGTATTGCAGAAGTGAACTTTGATAGAACCGTGGAAATCCTCGGGTTTACGTCGGAAAAGATTGAAGACTACGTCGAAAAGTTTACACATGGTATTCGCAACGCAAAGGAGAAAATTTGGGGACACATTAAGTCGAACATGAATCTGTTCTCATCGTGCTACATCCCAGTAAACTGCTTTCTAATCTGTTCTTGTCTGTTGGAAATTATCAGTCTCACTGGTACAGCAGACACCCTCCCTACAAGAATGACCGGTATTTACAGGATGGTTGTAAAGATTGTCTTTTTTAAGCACAATCGGCAACGCTGCTGTCAAGCTAACTCGAGTCTCAAAGAATACATGGAGTTGCCGTTTAACAAGCTCCCAAAATCTCACAAAGAGATTTTCAAGAGACTGGGAGAAATTGCTTTTGAGGGAATAAAACTAGGAAGATTGCTCTTTGAGTCAAGCGAAGTCAGTGGACTTGAAGATTGCGGACTACTTCACAGACTGCCCGACGCGAAATCCCGTTTTGATTTCCCGCCGAAAGCCCAATACTGCTTTACTCACTTGACAATTCAAGAGTTCTTCGCTGCCAAACATTTGGTGGAGTCCTTGAATAAAAGAGAACTCGAaaactttgtggcagaacgcaTCAACGATGGTGCATGGCAAGTGGTGCTGCAGTTTGTGGCTGGATTACTCGGATCTGATCCAGAAACAAAGAGCTCAAGCAGCGACATTTTTATCAAACTGCTTCCTATGTCGACTGAAATGAAATTCGAATGGAAACTGATGTATGATCTGCCAGAGACAAAAACACTGACCTGTTGGCCAGCTGAAAAAGACCAACAGCTAGCACTGAACTTATGTAAGTGTTTGTACGAGATTGATGATGAAAAACAGCAGGCAGtcttacaaaacaaaattaagaaaattggCTTTAACGCGGTAGATTTTAGTGAATGTTCACTCGGGCCTGTTGACTTTGCTGCTGTCTCGCATTTCTTAGAAAATGCTTCGGGAGTTTTGAGTATGAGTTTGCACTGGAATGATCTTGGTTCATTGGGTGCAAAAGAAGTGCAAAAGTTTCTTGTCAATACTGGATGCAAACTAAACAGCTTAAACCTCACAGGTAACAAGTTAACTGATGAAGGAGCCGAGCATTTATCAGCAGCACTAAAGCACAgtaattgcaaactaaactggTTAAACCTCGGATTGAACAAGTTAACTGATGAAGGAGCCGAGCATTTATCAGCAGCACTAAAGCACAGTAATTGCAAACTAAACAGCTTAAACCTCATGTATAACAAGTTAACTGATAAAGCTGCCTTCCGTAAATCAGTGAAGCATATTAATTGCAAAGTTTTAGTTTGA